A single Cnuibacter physcomitrellae DNA region contains:
- a CDS encoding winged helix-turn-helix domain-containing protein: MSDAPSRETGRATHPRHATDAVLTAPIRLSIVAALSRVDEMEFAALRDLIELSDSALSKQVSALEDAGYVEVRKGYVGKRPRTWLRVSPDGRAALRRHLAALTAIVEGA, encoded by the coding sequence GTGAGCGACGCCCCCTCTCGCGAGACGGGTCGTGCCACGCATCCGAGGCATGCGACGGATGCGGTGCTCACCGCCCCCATCCGCCTGAGCATCGTGGCCGCCCTCTCGCGGGTCGACGAGATGGAGTTCGCCGCCCTCCGCGATCTGATCGAGCTGAGCGACTCCGCGCTCAGCAAGCAGGTCAGCGCCCTCGAGGACGCCGGGTACGTCGAGGTCCGCAAGGGCTACGTGGGGAAGCGTCCGCGCACGTGGCTACGGGTGTCTCCCGACGGCCGCGCCGCGCTCCGCCGCCACCTCGCGGCGCTCACCGCCATCGTCGAGGGCGCCTGA
- the purL gene encoding phosphoribosylformylglycinamidine synthase subunit PurL, producing the protein MATPEREQPYGALGLKPDEYERIREILGRRPTSGELAMYSVMWSEHCSYKSSKVYLRQFGQKVSPAMKKNLMVGMGENAGVVDVGEGWAVTFKVESHNHPSYIEPFQGAATGVGGIVRDIISMGARPVAVMDQLRFGSIEEADTARVVHGVTSGISFYGNCLGLPNIGGETYFDPVYQGNPLVNALSVGVLRHEDLHLANARGVGNKVVLFGARTGGDGIGGASILASDTFSAGGPTKRPAVQVGDPFAEKVLIECCLELYRDELVQGIQDLGAAGISCATSELASNGDGGMFIELDRVLLRDPTLTAEEILMSESQERMMAVVEPSKLDAFLAVTAKWDVETSVLGEVTDTGRLVIHWHGEEIVNVDPRTVAVDGPVYERPVEYPSWIDELQASSAASLPRSTSGDDLRDEFLRLIASPNMASKEWITNQYDRYVLGNTALSYPDDGGMIRVDEESGLGFALAADANGRYCQLDPYQGAQLALAEAYRNVAVTGAQPVAVSDCLNFGSPENPEVMWQFSQAVTGLADACLEMEIPVTGGNVSFYNQTGTAPIHPTPVVAVLGVIDDVARRIPSGWQDDGDNLYLLGVTRSELDGSAWAGVIHDHLGGRPPAVSLSSEVELAGLLQGAALEALVDSAHDLSDGGLAQALTESVLRFGIGARVWLDEIIDRDGVSASDALFSESTGRVLVAVPREDDVKFRGLCEGRGYPVLRVGVTDAESGSLEVQGLFTVPLDELGAAHRGTLPAHFGPVVGG; encoded by the coding sequence ATCGCCACCCCCGAGCGCGAGCAGCCGTACGGCGCGCTCGGCCTGAAGCCCGACGAGTACGAGCGGATCCGCGAGATCCTCGGGCGCCGACCCACGAGCGGCGAGCTGGCCATGTACTCGGTCATGTGGAGCGAGCACTGCTCCTACAAGTCGTCGAAGGTGTACCTGCGCCAGTTCGGGCAGAAGGTCTCCCCCGCCATGAAGAAGAACCTCATGGTCGGCATGGGCGAGAACGCCGGCGTGGTCGACGTCGGTGAGGGCTGGGCCGTCACGTTCAAGGTCGAGAGCCACAACCATCCGTCGTACATCGAGCCCTTCCAGGGCGCGGCCACCGGCGTCGGCGGCATCGTGCGCGACATCATCTCGATGGGCGCTCGTCCGGTCGCGGTGATGGACCAGCTGCGCTTCGGCTCGATCGAGGAGGCCGACACCGCGCGCGTCGTGCACGGCGTCACCAGCGGCATCTCGTTCTACGGCAACTGCCTCGGCCTGCCGAACATCGGGGGCGAGACGTACTTCGACCCGGTGTACCAGGGCAATCCGCTGGTCAACGCGCTGAGCGTCGGGGTGCTCCGCCACGAGGACCTCCACCTCGCGAACGCCCGCGGCGTCGGCAACAAGGTCGTGCTCTTCGGCGCCCGCACGGGCGGCGACGGCATCGGCGGCGCCTCCATCCTCGCGTCCGACACGTTCTCCGCGGGCGGGCCGACCAAGCGCCCCGCCGTGCAGGTCGGCGACCCGTTCGCCGAGAAGGTGCTCATCGAGTGCTGCCTCGAGCTCTACCGCGACGAGCTGGTGCAGGGCATCCAAGACCTGGGCGCCGCGGGCATCTCGTGCGCCACGTCCGAGCTCGCCTCCAACGGCGACGGCGGCATGTTCATCGAGCTCGACCGGGTGCTCCTCCGCGACCCCACGCTCACGGCCGAGGAGATCCTCATGTCCGAGAGCCAGGAGCGGATGATGGCGGTGGTCGAGCCGTCGAAGCTCGACGCCTTCCTCGCCGTCACCGCGAAGTGGGACGTCGAGACCAGCGTCCTCGGCGAGGTCACCGACACCGGCCGGCTCGTGATCCACTGGCACGGCGAGGAGATCGTCAACGTCGACCCGCGCACCGTCGCGGTCGACGGCCCGGTCTACGAGCGCCCGGTCGAGTATCCGTCGTGGATCGACGAGCTGCAGGCGTCCTCGGCCGCGTCGCTGCCGCGCTCGACCTCGGGCGACGACCTCCGCGACGAGTTCCTCCGGCTCATCGCCTCGCCGAACATGGCGTCGAAGGAGTGGATCACCAACCAGTACGACCGCTACGTCCTCGGCAACACCGCGCTGTCCTACCCCGACGACGGCGGCATGATCCGCGTCGACGAGGAGTCGGGCCTCGGCTTCGCCCTCGCGGCGGACGCGAACGGCCGGTACTGCCAGCTCGACCCGTACCAGGGCGCCCAGCTCGCCCTCGCGGAGGCGTACCGCAACGTCGCCGTGACCGGCGCGCAGCCCGTCGCGGTCTCCGACTGCCTCAACTTCGGCAGCCCGGAGAACCCCGAGGTGATGTGGCAGTTCTCGCAGGCCGTCACCGGCCTGGCCGACGCCTGCCTCGAGATGGAGATCCCCGTCACCGGCGGGAACGTCTCGTTCTACAACCAGACCGGGACCGCCCCCATCCACCCCACCCCCGTGGTCGCGGTGCTGGGCGTGATCGACGACGTCGCCCGCCGCATCCCGTCCGGATGGCAGGACGACGGCGACAACCTCTACCTCCTCGGCGTCACCCGCTCCGAGCTCGACGGGTCGGCGTGGGCCGGCGTCATCCACGACCACCTCGGGGGGCGGCCGCCCGCGGTGTCGCTCTCGTCCGAGGTGGAGCTGGCGGGGCTGCTGCAGGGCGCGGCGCTCGAGGCGCTCGTCGACTCGGCGCACGACCTGTCGGATGGCGGGCTCGCGCAGGCCCTCACCGAATCGGTGCTGCGCTTCGGGATCGGAGCCCGGGTCTGGCTCGACGAGATCATCGATCGCGACGGCGTGTCCGCATCCGACGCCCTCTTCAGCGAGTCGACCGGGCGAGTGCTCGTCGCGGTGCCGCGGGAGGACGACGTGAAGTTCCGCGGACTCTGCGAGGGCCGTGGCTACCCCGTCCTGCGCGTGGGCGTGACGGATGCGGAGAGCGGCTCCCTCGAGGTGCAGGGGCTCTTCACGGTGCCGCTCGACGAGCTCGGCGCCGCCCACCGCGGCACCCTCCCCGCCCACTTCGGCCCCGTCGTCGGCGGCTAG
- the deoC gene encoding deoxyribose-phosphate aldolase: protein MTDITTTGDITLTPAELAPYIQHTKIELGTTRDEMIAHVKETVEYGFNAAMVPASWVPLVASELAGTGIGIASALDFPTVGVMTSAGKAAEAAEIARLGATQLDMGVQIGWLKSGMYDEFREDIAGVVRASGIPVKVMLELPLLTEAEKEAAVELAQEAGAAFLKNASSGAIETANPDSIRYLVERARPGVQVKASGSIKSYPQAISLLAAGAVLMGTSAGIQIVTDTGNESTVSY, encoded by the coding sequence GTGACCGACATCACGACCACCGGCGACATCACCCTGACGCCCGCGGAGCTCGCCCCGTACATCCAGCACACCAAGATCGAGCTGGGCACCACCCGCGACGAGATGATCGCGCACGTGAAGGAGACCGTCGAGTACGGCTTCAACGCGGCGATGGTCCCGGCCTCGTGGGTGCCGCTCGTCGCCTCCGAGCTCGCCGGCACCGGCATCGGGATCGCCTCCGCCCTCGACTTCCCGACCGTCGGCGTGATGACGAGCGCGGGCAAGGCGGCCGAGGCCGCCGAGATCGCGCGCCTGGGGGCGACCCAGCTCGACATGGGCGTGCAGATCGGATGGCTCAAGAGCGGCATGTACGACGAGTTCCGCGAGGACATCGCCGGCGTCGTCCGCGCCAGCGGCATCCCCGTCAAGGTGATGCTCGAGCTGCCGCTCCTGACGGAGGCCGAGAAGGAGGCCGCGGTCGAGCTCGCCCAGGAGGCCGGGGCCGCGTTCCTCAAGAACGCCTCGAGCGGCGCGATCGAGACCGCGAACCCGGACAGCATCCGCTACCTCGTCGAGCGGGCCCGCCCCGGCGTCCAGGTGAAGGCCTCGGGCTCGATCAAGAGCTATCCTCAGGCCATCTCCCTCCTGGCGGCAGGGGCCGTCCTCATGGGGACGAGCGCGGGCATCCAGATCGTCACCGACACCGGGAACGAGTCGACCGTCAGCTACTGA
- the rbsD gene encoding D-ribose pyranase gives MKRHGILNAQLSGALATLGHTDLVLVVDAGFPIPRDAHRIDLAIAENLPDLRTVLGLIADEIIVEGVVRADDVVSNNPRLDEWLQGTFTDAEFTTRTHAAMLSEVAREAKVIVRTGAFEPWGNIGLICGVDVPKWFGGEGVVVPDYYASKL, from the coding sequence ATGAAGCGCCACGGCATCCTCAACGCCCAGCTCAGCGGGGCACTCGCCACCCTCGGTCACACCGACCTCGTCCTCGTGGTCGACGCAGGGTTCCCGATCCCGCGCGACGCACACCGGATCGACCTCGCGATCGCCGAGAACCTCCCCGACCTCCGCACCGTCCTCGGCCTCATCGCCGACGAGATCATCGTCGAGGGCGTCGTGCGCGCCGACGACGTGGTGTCGAACAACCCGAGGCTCGACGAGTGGCTCCAGGGCACCTTCACCGACGCCGAGTTCACCACCCGCACCCACGCCGCGATGCTCAGCGAGGTCGCCCGGGAGGCGAAGGTCATCGTGCGCACCGGGGCCTTCGAGCCGTGGGGCAACATCGGCCTCATCTGCGGCGTCGACGTGCCCAAATGGTTCGGCGGCGAGGGCGTCGTCGTGCCCGACTACTACGCCTCCAAGCTCTGA
- a CDS encoding chorismate mutase, which produces MVDEGATIRNVFDTDADVHTRLENIRQSIDNIDAAVIHMLAERFKFTQHVGYLKAQFGLPPADPDREARQIARLRALAEESHLDPAFAEKFLNFIIAEVIHHHERIAEVTGSSE; this is translated from the coding sequence ATGGTTGACGAGGGCGCGACGATCCGCAACGTGTTCGATACGGATGCGGATGTCCACACCCGGCTCGAGAACATCCGCCAGAGCATCGACAACATCGACGCTGCCGTGATCCACATGCTCGCGGAGCGGTTCAAGTTCACGCAGCACGTGGGCTATCTCAAGGCCCAGTTCGGTCTGCCGCCGGCCGACCCCGACCGCGAGGCGCGGCAGATCGCCCGCCTGCGCGCTCTCGCCGAGGAGTCGCACCTCGACCCGGCCTTCGCGGAGAAGTTCCTGAACTTCATCATCGCCGAGGTGATCCACCACCACGAGCGCATCGCGGAGGTCACCGGCTCTTCCGAGTAG
- a CDS encoding GntR family transcriptional regulator: MSSGTSTPGIDRDAPVAIHAQISGSLRNRIATGEWPAHYRLKSEPELAAELGVSRGTLRRALTTLIEEGLLRQVRGRGTFVASTTFEPSIAQRLSTLSEDFSNQGIVFDTAVRATEVIDPPRPVAALLDVPAGGEVLRLARLRSTGGEPVTLLNNFVRMDLTPGIADVDFGSQSLFGTLEGRYGLKIGTARRTFSAEPASGEVAAALQLAEGEPVQYMQQVTYLADGRPIEYSDVWIHSGRLKVTSLLSRR, translated from the coding sequence ATGAGCAGCGGCACCAGCACACCGGGCATCGATCGTGATGCGCCGGTGGCGATCCACGCGCAGATCTCGGGGTCGCTCCGCAACCGGATCGCGACGGGGGAGTGGCCCGCCCACTACCGGCTGAAGAGCGAGCCCGAGCTGGCGGCCGAGCTGGGCGTCAGTCGCGGCACGCTGCGCCGGGCGCTCACCACCCTGATCGAGGAGGGCCTGCTGCGGCAGGTGCGCGGGCGGGGGACGTTCGTCGCCTCCACCACGTTCGAGCCCTCCATCGCGCAGCGGCTGAGCACGCTGTCGGAGGACTTCTCGAACCAGGGCATCGTCTTCGACACCGCCGTGCGCGCCACCGAGGTCATCGACCCGCCGCGGCCGGTGGCCGCGCTCCTCGATGTGCCCGCCGGCGGCGAGGTGCTCCGCCTGGCCCGCCTCCGGTCGACGGGCGGCGAACCGGTGACCCTCCTCAACAACTTCGTGCGGATGGACCTCACGCCGGGGATCGCCGACGTCGACTTCGGCTCGCAGAGCCTGTTCGGCACCCTCGAGGGCCGCTACGGGCTGAAGATCGGCACCGCCCGGCGCACCTTCAGCGCCGAGCCCGCCTCCGGCGAGGTGGCCGCCGCCCTGCAGCTCGCCGAGGGCGAGCCCGTGCAGTACATGCAGCAGGTGACCTACCTCGCCGACGGCCGCCCGATCGAGTACTCCGACGTCTGGATCCACAGCGGACGCCTGAAGGTCACCTCCCTCCTCTCCCGCCGCTGA
- a CDS encoding maleylpyruvate isomerase family mycothiol-dependent enzyme, with protein MGTVAMFSQSASAFHALVERIDDAQWEQPALGVWDLRGLVGHTTRAILTVEGYLALDDPGFESVPDAEGYYGRVYRDLGSPDEVAARGVEAGVWLGDDPAQAVHDAIGRAMAAIDAAPAERIVSIGGLGIRLPEYLRTRVFELVVHSIDIANAIGVPHGQPQPAVMATLELAAGIAAMRGQGEELLMALTGRRALPEGYSVV; from the coding sequence ATGGGCACCGTCGCCATGTTCTCCCAGTCCGCCTCGGCGTTCCACGCACTCGTGGAACGCATCGACGACGCGCAATGGGAGCAGCCGGCGCTCGGCGTGTGGGACCTCCGCGGCCTCGTCGGGCACACGACCCGCGCCATCCTCACCGTGGAGGGCTACCTCGCCCTGGATGACCCGGGCTTCGAGAGCGTGCCCGACGCCGAGGGCTACTACGGCCGCGTCTACCGCGACCTCGGCTCACCGGACGAGGTCGCGGCGCGGGGCGTCGAGGCCGGCGTGTGGCTGGGCGACGATCCGGCGCAGGCCGTGCACGACGCGATCGGACGCGCGATGGCCGCCATCGACGCCGCTCCCGCCGAGCGGATCGTGTCGATCGGCGGGCTGGGCATCCGCCTGCCCGAGTACCTGCGCACGCGCGTGTTCGAGCTCGTGGTCCACTCGATCGACATCGCGAACGCGATCGGCGTGCCGCACGGGCAGCCGCAGCCGGCGGTCATGGCCACGCTCGAGCTGGCGGCGGGCATCGCGGCCATGCGCGGCCAGGGCGAGGAGCTGCTCATGGCCCTCACGGGCCGCCGCGCCCTCCCCGAGGGCTACTCGGTCGTCTGA
- a CDS encoding DMT family transporter: MSHPAPPRPEAPRSAARSSVTIQFVLLGLLWGGSFLFMKVALEGVSFGQVAWSRVVLGALALGVIVLVTRTRLPRNPIVYLHFVVVGLSGCVVPYLLFSWAEQYVSSGLASIYNAVTPITTALLVTLAFRVERLDRAQIAGVVVGILGVIVIIGPWRFVPSAAAEGSPVLELAGQLACIGSAVCYGFSFGYIRRFAAPHGVKGLAAAFLQIGMGAVVMLVLTPFLAIGPVELSLPVVSSLLALGILGTGVAYVWYMNVLDNWGPTATSTVTYVTPVVGVALGILVLGESLSWHEPLGALLVFLGILLAQRRLRLGRFTRSRKAVSPG, from the coding sequence GTGAGCCACCCTGCACCACCCCGCCCCGAAGCACCGCGGTCTGCCGCTCGGTCGTCGGTGACGATCCAGTTCGTCCTGCTCGGGCTGCTCTGGGGTGGCAGCTTCCTCTTCATGAAGGTGGCGCTCGAGGGCGTCTCGTTCGGGCAGGTCGCGTGGTCCCGGGTCGTGCTGGGCGCGCTCGCGCTCGGGGTGATCGTCCTCGTCACGCGCACGCGACTGCCGCGGAACCCGATCGTGTACCTCCACTTCGTCGTGGTCGGGCTGAGCGGATGCGTCGTGCCCTACCTGCTGTTCTCGTGGGCCGAGCAGTACGTGTCGTCGGGCCTCGCCAGCATCTACAACGCCGTGACCCCCATCACCACGGCCCTGCTGGTCACGCTCGCCTTCCGGGTCGAGAGGCTCGATCGCGCGCAGATCGCCGGGGTGGTGGTCGGCATCCTCGGAGTGATCGTGATCATCGGGCCCTGGCGGTTCGTGCCGTCCGCGGCTGCCGAGGGGTCTCCCGTCCTCGAGCTGGCGGGTCAGCTCGCCTGCATCGGGTCCGCCGTCTGCTACGGGTTCTCGTTCGGCTACATCCGCCGGTTCGCCGCTCCGCACGGTGTGAAGGGACTGGCCGCGGCGTTCCTGCAGATCGGCATGGGCGCGGTGGTCATGCTCGTGCTCACTCCCTTCCTCGCGATCGGCCCGGTGGAGCTGTCGCTGCCCGTCGTGTCGTCGCTGCTCGCCCTCGGCATCCTCGGCACCGGTGTCGCCTACGTCTGGTACATGAACGTGCTCGACAACTGGGGTCCGACGGCCACGTCCACGGTCACCTACGTCACGCCCGTCGTCGGCGTCGCCCTCGGCATCCTCGTGCTGGGCGAGAGCCTGAGCTGGCACGAGCCGCTCGGGGCGCTGCTGGTGTTCCTGGGCATCCTCCTGGCGCAGCGGCGCCTCCGCCTCGGGCGCTTCACGCGTTCACGGAAGGCTGTCAGCCCCGGCTGA
- a CDS encoding siderophore-interacting protein, with the protein MAFKDAKTFDTRCVVEVARTARVTPSMVRITVAGEQLGALEHRGFDHWFRLFLPRDGETNFDLPARMDLRGYIGYLRMPKETRPPMRNYTVREFRPDARELDIDFVAHGDTGPASRFALSAQVGDRLALVDQGCGWDPVPADWTLLVADETGLPAVLGILRDMPRTAVGHAFIEVPHADDAQPADAPPGMSLSWVVRSAADRPGARVVEAVQSAALPSGTPYAYLVGEQSIPTTLRRWLVGRGVPKSNITFTGYWRLGKR; encoded by the coding sequence ATGGCGTTCAAGGATGCGAAGACCTTCGACACCCGCTGCGTGGTCGAGGTCGCCCGCACGGCCCGGGTGACCCCGTCGATGGTGCGGATCACCGTCGCCGGCGAACAGCTCGGCGCCCTCGAGCACCGCGGCTTCGACCACTGGTTCCGGCTGTTCCTCCCGCGCGACGGGGAGACGAACTTCGACCTCCCCGCGCGCATGGACCTCCGCGGATACATCGGCTACCTGCGCATGCCCAAGGAGACCCGCCCGCCGATGCGCAATTACACGGTGCGCGAGTTCCGGCCGGATGCGCGGGAGCTCGACATCGACTTCGTCGCCCACGGCGACACCGGGCCCGCTTCCCGCTTCGCGCTCTCCGCGCAGGTCGGCGACCGGCTCGCGCTCGTCGACCAGGGCTGCGGATGGGACCCCGTCCCGGCGGACTGGACGCTCCTCGTCGCCGACGAGACGGGCCTGCCCGCCGTCCTCGGCATCCTGCGCGACATGCCGCGGACGGCGGTCGGGCACGCGTTCATCGAGGTACCGCACGCCGACGACGCACAGCCCGCCGACGCTCCCCCGGGGATGAGCCTGAGCTGGGTCGTGCGGTCGGCGGCCGATCGGCCGGGGGCGCGGGTCGTCGAGGCGGTGCAGTCGGCCGCGCTCCCCTCGGGCACGCCGTACGCGTACCTCGTCGGAGAGCAGTCGATCCCCACCACACTGCGCCGCTGGCTCGTGGGCCGCGGTGTGCCGAAGTCGAACATCACGTTCACCGGATACTGGCGCCTCGGCAAGCGCTGA
- a CDS encoding FAD-dependent oxidoreductase, producing MGAELLVPDGTDPAVVRDAFPRVPDALQERLEHYGTLREVEPGEVLYQAGHPLPGLYVVETGAVEILGYNSDATEETVVLRYGPHHFVGELALLTGQKSFTTARVAEAGRLRLLDMDEFRRLMGEEAKLSDFLLRTLVARREVLRTGVVARTIEIVGDPRSRSSLALRTYAARQRIPHLWIDSDSDEGCARLAAAGIGVDELPVVFSPKGMFRRTNPGELAQKLGLTYRGGSGRVVDLAVVGAGPAGMAAAVYGASEGLSTIVLDSVNVGGQAAASSRIENYLGFPSGISGEKLLEKSALQAEKFGAEIFTPCTVARLDTESGSLQLELDDGTSIEPRAVIVATGARYRALPLDRWDEFKDSSIYYAATEMEARSCASKPLVVVGGANSAGQAALFLAGRGSRVTIVVRHDLGKDMSAYLADRLHAEPGITVLTHSEVTALHGTDALTAVTVTDASGAASEIDCGGLFCFIGASPSSSWLDGIALDEKGFVLTDAELASRDVLDDTWTGLGRDPLPFETSVPGVFAVGDVRRGSMKRVAAAVGEGASAVHSVHRALGRMA from the coding sequence ATGGGCGCCGAGCTGCTCGTCCCTGACGGAACCGATCCCGCCGTCGTGCGCGACGCCTTCCCGCGCGTGCCCGACGCCCTGCAGGAGCGGCTCGAGCACTACGGGACGCTGCGCGAGGTCGAGCCGGGCGAGGTGCTCTACCAGGCCGGACATCCGCTGCCCGGGCTGTACGTGGTCGAGACCGGAGCCGTCGAGATCCTCGGCTACAACTCCGACGCGACGGAGGAGACCGTGGTGCTCCGCTACGGCCCGCATCACTTCGTCGGCGAGCTCGCGCTCCTCACCGGGCAGAAGTCGTTCACGACGGCGCGGGTGGCCGAGGCGGGCCGGCTGCGCCTGCTCGACATGGACGAGTTCCGCCGGCTCATGGGCGAGGAGGCCAAGCTCTCCGACTTCCTGCTCCGCACCCTCGTCGCTCGGCGCGAGGTGCTGCGCACCGGCGTGGTGGCGCGCACGATCGAGATCGTCGGCGACCCGCGCTCGCGCTCGTCGCTGGCGCTCCGCACCTACGCAGCGCGGCAGCGCATCCCGCACCTCTGGATCGACTCGGACAGCGACGAGGGATGCGCGCGGCTGGCCGCCGCCGGCATCGGCGTCGACGAGCTGCCCGTGGTGTTCAGCCCGAAGGGCATGTTCCGCCGCACGAACCCCGGCGAGCTCGCGCAGAAGCTGGGTCTGACGTACCGGGGCGGATCGGGCCGGGTCGTCGACCTCGCCGTCGTCGGGGCCGGGCCGGCGGGCATGGCCGCGGCCGTCTACGGCGCCTCGGAGGGGCTCTCGACGATCGTGCTCGACTCGGTGAACGTCGGCGGACAGGCCGCGGCCAGCTCTCGGATCGAGAACTACCTCGGCTTCCCGTCCGGCATCAGCGGCGAGAAGCTCCTCGAGAAGTCGGCGCTGCAGGCCGAGAAGTTCGGCGCCGAGATCTTCACGCCCTGCACGGTGGCGCGCCTCGACACCGAGTCCGGATCGCTGCAGCTCGAGCTCGACGACGGCACCTCGATCGAGCCGCGCGCCGTGATCGTGGCCACCGGCGCCCGCTACCGCGCGCTCCCGCTCGACCGCTGGGACGAGTTCAAGGACTCGAGCATCTACTACGCCGCCACCGAGATGGAGGCGCGCAGCTGCGCATCCAAGCCGCTCGTGGTGGTGGGCGGGGCGAACTCGGCCGGGCAGGCGGCGCTCTTCCTCGCCGGACGCGGATCGCGCGTGACGATCGTCGTGCGCCACGACCTCGGCAAGGACATGTCCGCGTACCTCGCCGACCGCCTGCACGCCGAGCCCGGGATCACGGTGCTGACCCACAGCGAGGTGACAGCCCTCCATGGAACGGATGCGCTGACGGCGGTCACGGTGACGGATGCGTCGGGCGCCGCGTCGGAGATCGACTGCGGCGGGCTGTTCTGCTTCATCGGGGCGTCGCCGTCCTCGTCGTGGCTCGACGGGATCGCGCTCGACGAGAAGGGCTTCGTGCTGACGGATGCGGAGCTGGCGTCGCGGGACGTGCTCGACGACACGTGGACCGGGCTGGGGCGCGATCCGCTGCCGTTCGAGACCAGCGTGCCGGGCGTGTTCGCGGTGGGCGACGTGCGCCGCGGCTCGATGAAGCGCGTCGCCGCCGCCGTGGGCGAGGGTGCGAGCGCCGTGCACTCTGTGCACCGCGCCCTCGGCCGCATGGCCTGA
- a CDS encoding UBP-type zinc finger domain-containing protein codes for MTDAAVRTDVPPSGNGCVECDAAGGWWVHLRRCAECGHVGCCDDSLAKHATAHWRETGHPIIQSFEPGEDWFWDYSTDAYYDGPELAPATSHPESQTAPGPAERLPEDWRRLLAADRGE; via the coding sequence ATGACGGATGCGGCAGTGCGGACCGACGTCCCGCCGAGCGGGAACGGATGTGTGGAGTGCGATGCGGCGGGCGGCTGGTGGGTGCACCTCCGCCGCTGCGCCGAGTGCGGCCACGTCGGATGCTGCGACGACTCCCTCGCGAAGCACGCGACCGCGCACTGGCGCGAGACCGGGCATCCGATCATCCAGTCGTTCGAGCCCGGCGAGGACTGGTTCTGGGACTACTCCACCGACGCGTACTACGACGGACCCGAGCTCGCCCCCGCGACGAGCCACCCCGAGTCGCAGACCGCCCCCGGCCCCGCCGAGCGCCTCCCGGAGGACTGGCGCCGCCTGCTCGCCGCCGACCGCGGCGAGTAG
- a CDS encoding GNAT family N-acetyltransferase, with protein sequence MTARRPEPASLQGTRIRLDPMTEADVPELFAAIARPEVFAGGYGGGAAGYRDTLEGFSAWAAGYYSWEAGRPFAIRVSGGPSDGTLVGTTTLGDFDERLEHAHIGWTAYDPRVWGTVVNPEAKLLLLDHAFAHGFGRVKIQADVLNTRSRAAIAKLGATFEGIVRRDMPRADGSWRDSAVFSIIVDEWPTVREALVERVASQAAAGPVVVEPR encoded by the coding sequence ATGACCGCCCGCCGACCTGAGCCCGCCTCGCTGCAGGGCACGCGCATCCGTCTCGACCCGATGACGGAGGCGGATGTGCCCGAGCTCTTCGCCGCGATCGCCCGCCCTGAGGTGTTCGCCGGGGGCTACGGCGGCGGCGCGGCCGGGTACCGCGACACGCTCGAGGGGTTCAGCGCCTGGGCCGCGGGCTACTACTCGTGGGAGGCGGGGCGGCCGTTCGCGATCCGCGTCTCGGGCGGCCCCTCGGACGGCACCCTCGTGGGCACCACCACCCTGGGCGACTTCGACGAGCGCCTCGAGCACGCCCACATCGGCTGGACGGCCTACGACCCGCGCGTCTGGGGCACCGTCGTGAACCCCGAGGCCAAGCTGCTGCTGCTCGATCACGCCTTCGCGCACGGGTTCGGGCGGGTCAAGATCCAGGCGGATGTGCTGAACACCCGCTCGCGCGCGGCGATCGCCAAGCTCGGCGCCACCTTCGAGGGGATCGTGCGCCGCGACATGCCGCGCGCCGACGGCTCGTGGCGCGACTCGGCGGTGTTCTCGATCATCGTCGACGAGTGGCCGACCGTGCGCGAGGCCCTGGTCGAGCGCGTCGCGTCGCAGGCCGCCGCCGGCCCCGTGGTCGTCGAGCCGCGCTAG